One window of Phoenix dactylifera cultivar Barhee BC4 chromosome 5, palm_55x_up_171113_PBpolish2nd_filt_p, whole genome shotgun sequence genomic DNA carries:
- the LOC103704715 gene encoding inositol-tetrakisphosphate 1-kinase 5-like, which yields MADTPRRRFLIGYALAPKKQQSFIQPSLVGLAADRGIDLVPIDPARSLADQGPFDCILHKLYGDDWKAQLQEFAARYPDVPVVDPPHAIERLHNRISMLQVVSELEIPQDQETFGIPSQVVIYDSGALSNSGVVGALRFPVIAKPLVADGSAKSHKMSLIYHRDGLLKLKPPLVLQEFVNHGGVIFKVYVVGDYVKCVKRKSLPDVSEEKLECTQGSISFSQVSNMTAQDRTGEQYYESMHLEEAEMPPLRFVTEIARGLRRVMGLHLFNFDVIRDVKVGNRYLIIDINYFPGYAKMPSYEKVLTEFFWNIVNKKKEEDGSNPTSNDVDNEGEILVDDHLGTAGEVENVC from the coding sequence ATGGCGGATACCCCTCGGCGAAGGTTCTTGATAGGGTACGCCCTCGCCCCCAAGAAGCAGCagagcttcatccagccctcgCTCGTGGGCCTCGCCGCCGATCGGGGCATCGATCTCGTCCCTATCGACCCCGCCCGCTCCCTCGCGGACCAGGGCCCCTTCGATTGCATCCTCCACAAGCTCTACGGCGACGACTGGAAGGCCCAGCTCCAGGAATTCGCCGCGCGGTACCCTGACGTCCCCGTCGTCGACCCCCCTCACGCCATCGAGCGCCTCCACAACCGCATTTCCATGCTCCAGGTCGTCTCCGAGCTCGAGATCCCCCAGGATCAGGAGACCTTTGGGATCCCCAGCCAGGTCGTGATCTACGACTCCGGCGCCCTCTCCAACTCCGGCGTCGTTGGTGCCCTGCGCTTCCCGGTCATCGCAAAGCCCCTCGTCGCCGATGGAAGCGCCAAATCCCACAAGATGTCGCTGATCTACCACCGCGACGGCCTCCTCAAGCTCAAGCCGCCTCTAGTTCTCCAAGAATTCGTCAACCATGGCGGGGTCATCTTCAAGGTCTACGTCGTCGGGGACTACGTCAAATGCGTCAAGAGGAAGTCCCTCCCAGACGTCTCCGAGGAGAAGCTGGAGTGCACCCAGGGCTCAATATCCTTCTCCCAGGTGTCCAACATGACGGCGCAGGATCGGACCGGGGAGCAGTATTACGAGTCGATGCATTTGGAGGAGGCGGAGATGCCGCCGCTGAGATTTGTCACCGAGATCGCCCGGGGGCTGAGGCGGGTGATGGGGCTGCACCTTTTCAATTTCGATGTGATCAGGGATGTGAAGGTTGGGAACCGGTATCTCATCATTGACATTAACTACTTTCCTGGGTATGCTAAAATGCCATCCTATGAAAAAGTTTTGACAGAGTTCTTTTGGAATATTGTCaataaaaagaaggaagaggatggATCAAATCCAACTTCGAATGATGTTGACAATGAAGGAGAGATTTTGGTCGATGATCATTTGGGGACTGCCGGAGAAGTGGAGAATGTGTGCTGA